GACGACGACGCCGCCCATGGCGACCCAGAGCCAGGAGATCTGGCGCCCGCCGAAGTCCTCGTCGAAGGTGATCATCGGCGGGATCGTGATTTTCTGCAGCTTGATCGCGAGGCCCGTCGTCCCGGTGGGCCCCCCGTGAGCGCCGTGGGCGCCGCTGTCCGCCGTGCCCTTGCGGGACTTCCAGTAGTCGGCAAAGGCGTAGAAGCCGAGGAAGCCGAGCAGCACCGCGTAGACGGAGCTGATGAAGGCCTCCGAGAGCAGCGGGTCCTTGTTGTAGAGCGCCTTGTTCAGCCAGCCGCCGAGGAAGGTCCCGCCCCCGGAACCGATGACGAAGGCGACGGCCAGGCCGAGGGAGATGTTGCCGAGCTTCTTGTGGACCGTCGTCCCCATGATCGCCTTGGCGAAGATGTGGAAGACGTCGGTGCCCACCGCGAGGATGCCCTTGACGCCCGCGGCCATGAGCGCCGGGGTGATGATGAAGCCGCCGCCCGCGCCGATGCAGCCGGTGATGAGCCCCGCCGCGAGGCCGACTGCGATCGAGACGAGGAAGATCGTGGTCGTGTAGTGCGCCGGCGCGTACGCCGTCTTGCTGCCGATCAGGTCCGCCGCCGAGAGCGCCGACACCGCGAAAATCGGCGTCGCCAGCGCCAGCAGCCAGAGCAGTTTCTTGCGGTTCTTGATGATGCTCATCGAGGCCTCGTAGTCCCATTTCGCATGGGCTATCGACGCCGCCATGAGGAACTC
This genomic stretch from bacterium harbors:
- a CDS encoding sulfite exporter TauE/SafE family protein gives rise to the protein MSGPRRLYEFLMAASIAHAKWDYEASMSIIKNRKKLLWLLALATPIFAVSALSAADLIGSKTAYAPAHYTTTIFLVSIAVGLAAGLITGCIGAGGGFIITPALMAAGVKGILAVGTDVFHIFAKAIMGTTVHKKLGNISLGLAVAFVIGSGGGTFLGGWLNKALYNKDPLLSEAFISSVYAVLLGFLGFYAFADYWKSRKGTADSGAHGAHGGPTGTTGLAIKLQKITIPPMITFDEDFGGRQISWLWVAMGGVVVGALAAIMGVGGGFVTFPMFVYVFGVSSMTTVGTDILQIIFTAGLAAITQYAIYGYVFYTLAMGMLLGSLIGIQVGALTTKVVKGIHIRGFYAVSILAGFINRAATLPKKMVELEMVNLSKPLVKGIESAGNIIFW